Part of the Vigna angularis cultivar LongXiaoDou No.4 chromosome 1, ASM1680809v1, whole genome shotgun sequence genome, tttatttgttgcaAAATTATTTGTCAAATATCTCTGGACAATCTCATTTGTAAAAGacagataatatttttttatttatattataatcacTTATAACATAAAATTCATCGCTCAGATTTATAACAATCTAAAAGcatataacaaatttttaataaacttaaaaaaacatcaaaataataatacttaaaactgtctaaaaaattatttaaatttttcatatgaattttaaataccaaatatttttaataaattaaaaaaattcctacaacttattttataaaaaaattcttatgaatttttaattcttttacatcacacaaaaaagaaaataaaaaaattaaacatttataataaaattataaaattatattcgaAAAAACATATATCGAATATCGAAATTTAAATGATCTCCGTCAAATcttgaaatataattttctctCTAGAATTTGAAAAtccaataaagaaaaaataagatttGAGAATTATTCGGATTTCGATATGAGATACATGTTTTTCTATTCTTGGATGTCGAAATTTGATCGAATTTTTACATCATATAAAGGACAAATTAGATTTTGATATCCATTTACCTCTTTAACGGAGTTTAATATCCTTTTGGTcttcatcaaaatttaaaattcaaaattcgaTTAAGTGTGGTAAgatttgtgatgaatttatacATCAATTTGACGTGAAAAACTTATTGCTCTCAAACTCCAATGACAATCAACAACTAGACTATCTTCTTAAAACACTTCTCAACGAAGAATCTCTCTGAAAAACCACCACAAAACCGAGGTGCAAGGGagagaaatttaaaaacttCCACGTTCATTAAATAAAGTTCAGTCAACCACTTAATTGggtaagaaaaaaatacttCTCACCAACTTCATTAATGACAAGGGTATTTGTGAAAATTAAGATTGCAGGGTGAAACCCTTGAAATATATATACTGTAGGATGAAACGTCCTATCATTAATCTGAAATTAGTATAAGATCTGCAAGACGAGCTTGATAATTTTCTCTAATTTGTATGTATTGGTCATTCAATAATTTCTTATCCAATTTTTACCCGCTGGAGGATTTTGAACAAAGACTTGGTTAGATACAAATTTAGCAATTAAGTAAAAGTAAATTGCATCATACATGTTCCATTCTTAATTCATGACCTTGTTCACTTAAATGGATTTGGAAGAGAGTAATTCAGGGGATttgaaaggatttgaaaataatttttttttatttatttgagtgaattttgaAGTAAATGAGActaaatttggaagtaaattattttaatgtgtcacgtcaatcaaatcttacattaattcttacaaactttacttccaaattcattctcagttacctccaaattcatttaaataaacaacaacaaaaattatcttcaaatctcctcaattactctttctcaaatttcttgAAGTGAACAAGactaaatattagtttttagaATGGATATTTAATAGTGAGAAATCAAGCCTGCGTTTTTTCACttagttttttatataatgGTTTTAacgaataatttaatttaatcattagattttttttataaaattaaggcTAATTTATCTTTTCAcattgataataattttattaaaatatacgtGAGATGAGTTGTTAGTGTGATAATCATTCAAATAATTACGGTCGTTACCTGACATTTGTAAGGCCATAGGAAGAAaccattttcaaatatatatatatatatatatatatatatatatatatatatatatatatatatatatatatatatatatatacgtatatTATTTGTATGTGTACACATAGACACCACACAATTCGGGTCATATAACAGTGATACAAAATTAGCGCAGTGTGCAATTCAAGCACCCTTTAATATGGTGacttaaaaatcaaaatttgaagacTACAGATAACAAAAACAAGAGATTAAACAcattatgtaaaaaattaaaaagagagGGGAAATCGCTGTGTCGTTTACAAGATAAAATTTTGGACAAGTGAATAAAATGGGTCCCCTGATGCATTTTGATACAGTTAAAGCCTTATCGagattatatttgaaaaaaagaagaaaaaaaaggatgaTTCAATTTCCTATCTAAAATTATGCACGAGGAGAGAGACAAccaattataatttcattatttttgcattttttttctcagtTTTCTCAACTTAAACAATGCGAATATGGGATATATGTCACTTAAGTAATCCCCTGTATCTAACTAATTAAATTTGCCTAATTTCTTTGTGGGCAGTTATTTCAAGGTATAACAGTGTGTTGCTAGGAATACTATAATCAGGAATGCTATTTCTTGAGATAGGATGAATTTTAATAATCccagaaaaatattatttaaaattaaaaaatatcatataataatggaagttttataattgtatttggGAAACAACCTACGGTATTGTCTTGAATGTTAGGGTTGAAGACCGTAGGCCCGTTTTATGTCATCAAGGTCCTTACAACCGTGCCTTGCGTGGTTCTTCTTTCACCCTTCCTTTTCATTCTGTTGGGGTTTTCTATCAGATTCCCCAAATTTTTCTTGTGTGTGCCGCTTTCACTAGATTTTGTTCAACATGACTCAAGATCTCGAGATGAAGGATCGCTCAACGCCTTCCAACTCCGTTTCTTTACCTGCTCCGTCTACTCTGCAGCGTCAGTATTTTTTCTTCCTCTGTTCCGATTTCGCAGTTCTATAAAGccattttagtttttcatttttttgctTTGGTTTCGCTCGCAGATTTGAAGGAGATAGCGTCGCTTATCGAGACCGGTTCGTACACGAAGGAAGTTCGTAGAATTGCTCGTGCTGTTCGCCTTACAATTGCGTTGAGGCGTAAATTAACAGCGTCGATTATCTCGTCTTTTCTTGATCACGTCCTCACTACTGGTTCTGAAGCTCATGCAAAATTGTCTGCGCATCTTCCCAAGGTGACCTTCAAGTTAGATTTAGGGTTGTTCCTGTTGAAAAGGACTTACATATTTTGTTCTTATTAACCTAATTTGAATTATGAGTAGTCTTTTTTGGttcatttaattcaaattcTAAATTATGATGCCGGCAAATGATTTAACTGGATAGTGGATGTGGGTCAATGAGTGTATTTCAATGATTTTTGGAGTCATAATGTCCGCACTGCATGTGTAGGAGGATGATCACGAGATGGAAGTGGATGCCGCAACATCTGCAATTCAAACCCCAGCTAAACACTTGTTGCCCGAGCTAGAAATCTACTGTTACCTGCTCGTACTACTTTTTctgattgataaaaaaaaatacaatgagGTCAGTCCCCCTTTTTCAACTTTTCGAATTGACAACTGAAACTGATTATATACTGCTGTTTTTACTACCTCTTTAGGCCAAAGCTTGTTCCTCAGCTAGCATCGTTTGGCTGAAGAACACAAACAGGAGGACTGTTGATGTTATTGCATCCAGACtgtatttttactattcatataGTTATGAGCTTACGGGAGATCTTGCTGAAATCCGTGGGTGAGTTAAGTGCTAATTTATCTAATACTTGAGAGATGTTGAAGACTGAATtgtatttttaagtaattttgattttggaatttgTTTTCAGCAACCTCCTTGCATTGCACCGAATTGCCACCCTGCGCCATGACGAGTTGGGCCAGGTATGTTTTCACTTTAGGTTTTTTACGTAAGGGCTTATGATCCTTACTAAAGTTCAGTAGTTGTTGTAACAACAAAATCAACCAAGAACAAATTTGATAGTTATTATAGATTCTCAATCAATATGCACAGTGATATGCCAGTAATTAGGGTTTGttggttttttgttttaattctgTTGTTCCCTGCTTAAACTGATCAGTCACGCAATTTATGCCAAATGCTTATGATCCTTGATATAGTTCAGTAGTTGTTGTCACAACAAACTCAACCAATCACATTTCATAGTTATTATAGATTCTCAATTGCACAGTGATATGTATGTAATTAgggtttttagttttttctttttaaaattttgttgtattTAATCATGTACATACAATGAATGTTCCCTGCATAAACTGATTAGTCACACAATTTATGcaaagtgttttattttaaacttatctGTTAACTATTGATTCATTGAAGGAAACACTTCTTAATTTGCTGCTCCGCAACTACCTTCACTACAATCTATATGATCAGGCAGAAAAGTTGAGGTCTAAGGCTCCTCGATTTGAAGCGCATTCAAACCAACAGGTACGGTGGTTCTGTTATTCTAACCATCTAAgttttgatgttttttatttcaatttggGCAGACAAACCTATCTATTATACAGTGCTCGTCAGTGTTGTGATAAAGACCTTGTGGAGGTCCTCAATAATGGTGTTATTGTTGTTTATGTAGtctaatttattgttaaatatttttcttatcctTTTTGAGATTTTCCTTCACTTATCCACATTTGTGGTACACCGTTTCAGTTCTGTCGCTACCTCTTCTACCTTGGGAAAATTCGGACAATTCAATTGGAGTATACAGATGCAAAAGAGTCTCTCCTGCAGGCTGCCCGGAAAGCTCCAGTTGCTGCACGGGGTTTTCGAATTCAATGTAACAAGTGGGCTGTGATAGTTCGGTTACTGTTGGGAGAAATACCTGAGCGCACTGTCTTTATGCAGAAAGGAATGGAAAAAGCTTTAAGGCCTTACTTTGAGCTTACAAATGTAAGTCTACATTATTATCCTATGTTTATCATGATAATAACACTGTAGGCTGGTTCTGATATCATTATGATTAGTTGGCTCGTTTTCCCTCTCTTTTTTAATCATTACAAGTAAATTTTCTGTAGTTGAATTATAAATTCACTCCACAAGAACTGTTCAGTTTTACATATTCTGAACTCTATTGTTATCtcaaaactttattattttcatatccATAATAAggttattatatataaatatatatatatatatatatatatatatttttttttttttctttcttttgtgaTATTGTTAGCTTATGTTGTAAAAATTTCAGGCTGTACGGATTGGAGACTTGGAACTGTTTAGGAATATTGCAGACAAGTTTGCCACTACCTTCACTGCAGATAGAACCCATAATTTGATTGTTCGATTGCGCCATAATGTTATCAGAACTGGTTTACGTAACATCAGCATCTCCTATTCTCGCATTTCTCTGGCTGATGTTGCTAAAAAGCTGAGGTTGAACTCTCCGAATCCTGTTGCTGATGCTGAGAGCATTGTAGCAAAGGCTATTCGTGATGGTGCAATTGATGCTACATTGGATCATGCCAACGGGTGGATGGTGTCCAAGGAAACTGGAGATATTTACTCCACAAATGAGCCTCAGTTGGCCTTTAATTCTCGAATTGCATTCTGTCTTAACATGCACAATGAGGCAGTACGAGCACTTCGTTTTCCACCAAACACACACAAAGAGAAGGAGAGTGctgaaaaaagaagagagagacaACAACAGGAGCAGGAGCTGGCTAAGCATATTGCAGAAGAGGATGACGACGATTTCTGAGAAATATCTTTTCTCACCCTACCAAATGCTACCAGGGCACCTTCCTGTCCAACCTCTGCCGATGTTTTCTTTTGAAGAACTTCCCTTATCCTTTCCTTCTCTAGAGGTGaatcttttaattttcaatgtGGAAGATATCTGAAAGTCAGTTTAACACATTAAAAATATGTTCTATTTGTATTTACATCCATTGTGACTGCTATGTTTTGTTTCTTATCCGGAGAATTATGTTTAGGAGCTGAAGAAAAAATCAATTGTTAGTTATCATATCAATTCTTTAAGAAGTTATGATTGGAAACTGTTGCTCTGAAGgatgtattaattatattttgacaaTCTAGTTTTCTAtcaataatgttttattttctagGGTCCTCGAACACATTAGAGCTTTTTGTTAAAACATGAGGAATTGCAAGAAAGGAAAGGAGGGGTGGCGTATAACTTTTCTCTTTGGTATAATTTTTTCCTTTGGGTGTTACAAAGGAGATCTAAAACCTGGTGTGGAAGAGTCCGAGGGGTAGACTAAGGTGTTGGGCTTTAGGAAAACATTCCTTTAAAGAGCTACAGGGCTCTGGATCCTCTAAAGATTCTAATCTGCGAAGATCAAATCGATTCCTTCAGTTCAGAAAACAcgtttcttttttatcttaattatgtattttaatatgtaaaacaACAGTTTACGGCTATGATCATGTCATGTGCAATTGTTAGCCACTCCCGATTGGATTGAATGAAATTGTGCAAGTAACGCTGCATTTGATCCATGGCTGTCACTTCACCTTAAATACAAGGGCATATGTTTTTTGCCACATACGCTTATCAACTTGTTTCTCTCTATTAACATGGTGGTTTATATGTGATGCTACAGTGCATAACAAAATCAAGTGATTCGTGTAGATCATGTGATTGAAACCTGCTGTGCAATTGTATTAggttcttttctctctttaaatcagtttattttattttcttttctctatccTGTTCTGCACTTTCAATTCGGGAAAAGGACCTTCTGTTCCTTTCTCAGACATGCAAATCTTCACTGCTTATTCAACACTATTTTTCCCCTTCCTTCTCAATCTTTTGTACACAACCTCAGTACAAAGtaggatgtttttttttttgaggaAGAGATTAAAAAGAATCTGGTTGTGGCAGAGGGTCCTCCTTATAGAGGAAATATTCTCGGTAATCACTTAGTGTGTTATCAATACGAGTGTACAAAAGATCTCTACACAATACGAAGGAgtataaaaaaacatagaaaaaccatagagataataattttgaaggagtattaaaaaaacagagaaaacatgttctttttttatatatttactatAATGTATCTTTGTGCATATTTTTTTCACAAGCTAAAATcgcttgattttttttcatgggtAGCAAGTGTACGGTATGGTGTACATACGCATGACCgtaaataaacataaaactaaGCCGTGAAATGTTgctactttttttatttgaaggttaagtaaataaagaaatcaatatcaatcctatataaaagaaaaggaaattactggttttgaagaaaaagttgatttaacataacataaaagaataaatatttttaaaatttaaaatgtataatagTATACAATGGGTATTTCTCAATTTTTCCACacaattttctttcaaaattactGTTAAGGATACCTATTTTCTCCACTTTTAAGATACACAGTTGTTATCTTTTCTGTAAAAgtttaatctaatttttatttttcaatatttcttatatcaaacaaacaagaaaagttaaattaaaatatattttaaataatttgtttttatatcttttaattgtaatattttagtaataaatcaaattattattaaactttttaaaatatatgaacacAAACTAATTAAAACATTTCAGGTAAAATATTTACCAACAAtgactaattaaaatatttcagaTTTGTGATGATATTAGACCTCATTATCATTGAGATAGAAGACTTCCTTTAAAAATTTCCAATCggacaaattttaaaatattcataaatatggatattttaaattaaatttttataaaaaatttactttatgtaaagttgaaatttttataatttttaacttagaTTCTGctatttgattttgttattaatttgaGTAATGTATTTTGCATCATCATTTTTTACTTGTATATCTCTCtacatgtaaaataataaaatgatttatttaatttcaagtcttttctaaaattgagtacttaaaatattttttacataaattcaTGTTAGGTATtactataaattttaacatcTCACTTGACACTTCAAAACTCATCTATCATTTTCATTTGTCATCATAtcacattttattaaaataaaagagaacaaaaaagaAGCATGGGAGTACTTCAAATATTTTgttctattaaatatttaaaacctttatatcttttaattgaATCTATGTCATCAATTAGGATAATGTGACAATTTAATTTTGCAGTGGGACGAGatgattttaagaaaaagagaCGAAAGTCGTGTTTATGTCTTTGTTGTATTTAAGGAAATTGTATTGTATCACTTCCTACAATGCcatgaattttaaaatgtaaatttttaatacttatttagttttaaacttTTAAGGAGGATTTATAATCATACTtccatatattttttgttatggtTCTTATAGCCGTAATACtagttattaatatttgttagtGGAGAGTTGAACATACAATAtctttcacttttcttaaaTCTTTCAAATAATCTTATATCTCCTAAATATTAATAAGGAGTTGAACAACttctttcttctaattttaccactaaattaattttatatctcCTTATTATGCtattatttattagattaaTAGTTTAATATTTAGGGTCGTTATATTTTGTTCCAGTTTCAAGTAATCGATGGAATATGTAATATCCAAAAAAATTATTGGACAAATAGTTTAGATTAGATAACGAGTTGTAGAAGTCAGATACagaaaatgaattataattttatgagtATCCGACCTGacccaaaataatattttactaacttatgtaaattttttgtactttaaacacatggtattttaataatttttattttcaacttaaaataaaaaaaaataaaaaacattcacCTAATCCTAACTCACCTTCTTTACTCATccaatttgtttttctctcatctatATCCTTTCTCTCACTCCATACATAACAACCCGCGACACAACAATTTGTTGCTCTTGCGCTTTATTTGTTTGTCACTCTAATAACAAAGTAATTGATGatgttaattttgatttttgattggagggttgtgttatatattttcccttctaattgttattaatttcttttttaaattttaaaagcaataaTTTATCTTTAGGTGGTTTAATACTTTGACTATTACATGGCCTTTGTTTGGTGGCGGTCTCCTTTATTTGCTTTGCTTAACATttgaataacaaaataattgatttgaGTTAAAATCATGTTGATTTGCAAGGTAAAAAATCATTATTGGTGTGAAAAATCATTACTcaggtttattttattttactacattTTTTAGGTTGGACTTTTCTCtaaattttcacaagcataatgacctgggaaggaattggtaattggtctGAAGtgttttttagagatgatgattcaacatccgaagatggtgaaattggaGAGGTccgtgaagatgatgaaattgaagaaatcTTAATGGAACTTTGCCTAAGGTGAaaatgtcaatgactcaaccctttacaaagacaaattgctTAACAACGACACCGATGCTTACAATTTCTATGGTTTATTTGCAAAGATTTGTGGTTTTTCAGTTAGACGTGGTCATAGTTATAAACGGAACAAGAATAACATTgaagatatatataaaagagagtTTGAAGATATATATAGAAGAGAGTTTACTTGTTACCGAGCAGgtgtttttaaataaacaaaaaatgctgaaatagaaaaacaaaggaAACGAAAAAGTTCAAGATTTAATTGTAGTGCAAAATTGTTGAtatctaaaagaaaatttggtaaaagTTTGCCAAATGTTCTTTCAGATATCAACAATTTTTCACTACAATCACATCTTGAACTTTTTCGTTTCCTTTGTTTTTCTACTTTAGTAATTTTGTTTAGAAACACCAGCTCTGTGACAAGTAAACTCTCTTCTATGTATATCTTCAATGTTATTCTTGTTCCGTTTGTAACTATGACCACGTCTAACTGAAAAATCACAAGTTTTTGCAAATAAACCATAAAAATTATAAGCATAAGTGTCGcggttaaacaatttgtctttgtaaagagttgagttatTGGCATTTTTGCCTTCACGCAAATATttattcaagatctcttcaattcaTCATCTTTGGATGTtaaatcatcatctctaaaaagcACTTCAGACTAATTACCAATTATTTCGCATGTCATTATGCTTTGGAAATTTAGAGAAAAATCCAACCTagaaatatagtaaaataaaataaacacgaGTAATGATTTTTCACACCAGTAATGATTCTTCACTTTACAAATCAACATGATTTTAACTCAAAACTTATCAATTATTTCGTTATTCAAATGTTAAGCAAAGCAAATCAAGGAAGCCACCAAATAGGTCACATAATAGTCAAAGTATCAAACTTCTTTGAAGATAAATTACtacttctaaaatttaaaagcgaaatttaataataatgagaaggaaaaatatataacataacacttcaatcaaaaatcaacataatcaattattttattattaaagtgacaaataaataaagcaaGAACAACTTATGTGAGTGAAAAAAATGGATTAAAGTTAGATGACTCTatctgatttttttattttaaattgaaaataaaaattattaaaatacttctGGTTTTAAAgtgtgtctttttttttatgaatttagatttttttttgtctgtaCACTTtacttaaaaactaaaatgtataAAGAAAAACTTACATAGGTTAgcagtatatatataaatatatatatatatatatatatatatatatatatatgtatatatatttaaataaaaaaatacattcaaacgattatttttattgttaggTTACTTTTTAGTTTAGA contains:
- the LOC108323383 gene encoding probable 26S proteasome non-ATPase regulatory subunit 3; this encodes MTQDLEMKDRSTPSNSVSLPAPSTLQHLKEIASLIETGSYTKEVRRIARAVRLTIALRRKLTASIISSFLDHVLTTGSEAHAKLSAHLPKEDDHEMEVDAATSAIQTPAKHLLPELEIYCYLLVLLFLIDKKKYNEAKACSSASIVWLKNTNRRTVDVIASRLYFYYSYSYELTGDLAEIRGNLLALHRIATLRHDELGQETLLNLLLRNYLHYNLYDQAEKLRSKAPRFEAHSNQQFCRYLFYLGKIRTIQLEYTDAKESLLQAARKAPVAARGFRIQCNKWAVIVRLLLGEIPERTVFMQKGMEKALRPYFELTNAVRIGDLELFRNIADKFATTFTADRTHNLIVRLRHNVIRTGLRNISISYSRISLADVAKKLRLNSPNPVADAESIVAKAIRDGAIDATLDHANGWMVSKETGDIYSTNEPQLAFNSRIAFCLNMHNEAVRALRFPPNTHKEKESAEKRRERQQQEQELAKHIAEEDDDDF